One genomic region from Rothia dentocariosa ATCC 17931 encodes:
- a CDS encoding dynamin family protein: protein MNSSLASATPRGSFEERALRLHDALGLGLDVIPDTVQENASATLSRVMERRQLSAEHTVIGFFGATGSGKSTLFNTIAGMPLARTAVTRPTTSEIQAAIWGRDGSEELLDWLKIEHRVYPEENESIRQIRTQTQNSAADFAAPHEIVEPVPGMWNKLKTAVGRGQTRTRSGGLILLDLPDLDSVAHHHREQVERMLSYVDVLVWVLDPQKYADAAVHHDFLAPLSTRGHRMVCVLNQADTLDSHEVPQVLDALTELLEADGITPLLITAPFALSAHTGEGVSALRSLLGRVAAEKNAAYERTEAQLYAIRRDLADYQGGEAPLHEPDYAVDELTEGCFQACGAVEVLDAAEASYRRRAVANTGWIATRWVAKFRADPLKRLHLGDDTAGTHSASESAPQKSPMHLTASSLPPLTAAQQAALAQAARGYGESVAQNIEAPWKQRIQNAALTREQDFPEAFERAIARVDYNTTQSRFWWKLLNAVQWIAFLSLLGGVAWLTAMAFASYLQIPLPPAPVPEGSPVPVPTLLLILGALLGILGAVLGRALVNVSARVYRRSLRTRMIQQCENAAQQVIVAPVLAECEKLRRYRQALT, encoded by the coding sequence ATGAACTCATCTTTAGCATCCGCTACGCCGCGCGGGTCTTTTGAAGAACGTGCGCTTCGCCTTCACGATGCGCTCGGCCTGGGTCTTGACGTTATTCCTGATACCGTGCAGGAGAATGCATCCGCAACGCTGAGCCGTGTCATGGAACGTCGGCAGCTTTCGGCAGAACACACTGTAATTGGTTTTTTCGGGGCCACCGGAAGTGGAAAATCCACCCTTTTCAATACCATTGCTGGGATGCCCCTGGCACGTACCGCCGTTACACGACCGACTACCTCAGAAATTCAGGCGGCGATTTGGGGACGGGACGGAAGCGAAGAGCTTCTGGACTGGCTTAAGATCGAACATAGGGTCTATCCCGAGGAGAACGAATCGATACGCCAGATTCGTACCCAAACACAAAATTCGGCGGCAGATTTTGCAGCACCCCACGAAATCGTAGAGCCCGTTCCTGGCATGTGGAATAAGCTCAAAACGGCGGTTGGGCGCGGGCAGACCCGCACACGATCTGGCGGGCTGATCCTGCTGGATCTGCCCGACCTTGACTCGGTAGCGCATCACCACCGGGAGCAGGTAGAGCGCATGCTCTCCTATGTGGATGTGTTGGTGTGGGTCCTCGACCCCCAAAAGTATGCGGATGCGGCGGTGCACCACGATTTTCTGGCTCCTCTCTCCACTCGTGGACATCGCATGGTATGCGTTCTGAACCAAGCAGATACCCTAGATTCCCATGAGGTTCCACAAGTACTTGATGCGCTCACGGAGCTTTTAGAAGCGGACGGTATTACGCCTCTGCTCATTACAGCCCCATTTGCACTCTCGGCGCATACCGGCGAAGGCGTTTCTGCCCTGCGGTCGTTGTTAGGACGTGTGGCGGCTGAGAAAAATGCGGCGTATGAGCGTACTGAGGCGCAGCTATATGCGATTCGCCGTGATCTTGCAGACTATCAGGGTGGTGAAGCACCTCTTCATGAGCCTGACTACGCCGTTGATGAGCTGACGGAAGGCTGCTTTCAAGCCTGCGGGGCTGTTGAAGTTCTTGATGCTGCAGAAGCCTCGTATCGTCGTCGTGCCGTTGCCAACACAGGATGGATAGCTACGCGGTGGGTTGCTAAGTTCCGTGCCGACCCGCTTAAGCGTCTGCATCTTGGAGACGATACTGCGGGTACTCATAGCGCGAGTGAATCTGCACCACAGAAATCTCCGATGCATCTAACGGCTAGTTCGTTACCGCCGCTTACTGCAGCTCAGCAGGCAGCATTAGCTCAGGCAGCGCGCGGTTATGGTGAGTCTGTAGCCCAAAATATTGAAGCTCCCTGGAAGCAACGTATCCAGAACGCCGCCTTGACCCGAGAACAGGATTTTCCGGAGGCCTTTGAGAGGGCGATCGCGCGTGTAGACTACAACACTACCCAGTCACGTTTCTGGTGGAAGCTACTTAACGCGGTGCAATGGATTGCATTTCTAAGCCTTTTGGGAGGCGTAGCCTGGCTGACTGCAATGGCATTTGCAAGCTACCTGCAGATACCTCTGCCGCCTGCGCCCGTACCCGAAGGATCCCCCGTACCTGTACCCACACTTCTACTTATCTTGGGGGCGCTTTTAGGGATCCTGGGTGCCGTATTGGGTAGGGCACTGGTAAATGTGAGCGCCCGTGTATACCGGCGTTCCTTGCGAACGCGCATGATCCAACAGTGCGAAAACGCGGCACAGCAGGTTATCGTGGCGCCAGTATTGGCAGAATGCGAGAAGCTCAGGCGCTATAGGCAGGCTCTGACATAA
- a CDS encoding dynamin family protein, with protein MQHTNDERVYSARKLLDELTLPLDTADVTRAREQVRSLSKQYDDYILPRLTALEAPLTVVVGGSTGAGKSTLVNTLMGTPVSRSSALRPTTRQPILLYRAEDSEYLTPERFLPTLERQEMASISETSPRRSDIWELPGAEHHLQDTLISVQTSALPRGIALIDAPDIDSVSDENRRLANELLSAADLWLFVTTANRYADAVPWDLLHRAAQRNIAVAVVLNRVPEGAADEIESDLMRMLTEAGITPVILHSIHEQPRDEQGMLPAEAVAPLTSWLEQLGADAPARAAIARRTLAGAITGAGNSLQELADAQTRQVETYTGLETAVTLAYEDALARVEDSLTDGSLLRGEVLARWHDFVGTGDFFRSLENRIGRLRDRFAGMLTGKPAATTRVEQALETGLHAVVLDAAQRAHETIRRSWGAERAGRVLLQNIDESPYPPHSTQARAELDETIAAEIRAWQSSVLDMIRAEGSSKRQRARVLSLGVNATAVLLMMVAFSATGGLTGIEIGIAGGSGVVGSKLLESVFGEDAVRRMATRARSDLVARLETLLKRQSEDYRQVLSSREPRIQPDEIRVAAEQLHELGQELDHDPLARREDSLQNSGLVQHMHDDTTQPLPVKKSRQEHTR; from the coding sequence GTGCAACACACAAACGATGAGCGTGTATATTCTGCACGCAAACTTCTAGATGAGCTCACTCTACCCCTCGATACCGCTGATGTTACCCGGGCGAGGGAACAAGTGCGTTCTCTGAGTAAACAGTACGACGATTACATTCTGCCGCGGCTTACCGCTTTGGAGGCACCCCTTACCGTGGTAGTTGGTGGTTCTACGGGTGCCGGTAAATCGACTTTGGTGAATACCTTGATGGGAACCCCCGTATCCCGTTCCAGTGCGCTTCGCCCCACCACTCGGCAGCCAATCTTGCTTTATCGTGCTGAAGACTCCGAATACCTGACCCCCGAACGTTTTCTGCCTACCCTAGAACGGCAGGAGATGGCATCTATCTCTGAAACTTCACCACGCCGGAGTGACATTTGGGAGCTGCCAGGTGCCGAACATCATCTGCAAGATACGCTTATCAGCGTGCAAACTAGCGCTCTGCCGCGTGGTATCGCCCTGATCGATGCGCCCGATATTGATTCGGTCTCTGACGAGAACCGCAGACTTGCCAACGAGCTCTTATCTGCTGCCGATTTGTGGCTCTTCGTCACAACTGCTAACCGTTATGCAGATGCCGTACCCTGGGATCTGCTGCATCGTGCTGCCCAGCGGAATATTGCTGTAGCAGTCGTTCTTAACCGAGTTCCCGAAGGGGCTGCGGATGAGATCGAGTCCGACCTTATGCGGATGCTCACCGAAGCCGGTATAACACCGGTTATTCTGCATAGTATCCATGAACAGCCGCGGGACGAACAGGGGATGCTGCCCGCAGAAGCGGTAGCGCCTCTAACATCCTGGCTTGAACAGCTTGGTGCGGATGCGCCAGCCCGTGCAGCGATCGCGCGTCGCACCCTGGCGGGCGCTATCACCGGTGCCGGTAACTCTCTACAAGAACTTGCTGATGCACAAACCCGTCAGGTGGAAACCTACACCGGATTAGAAACTGCGGTGACCTTAGCCTATGAGGATGCGCTCGCCCGTGTGGAAGATTCTCTCACTGACGGCTCATTGCTTCGTGGCGAGGTTCTGGCCCGGTGGCACGATTTTGTGGGAACGGGCGACTTCTTCCGCTCTTTGGAGAACCGCATCGGACGGCTGCGGGACAGGTTTGCCGGAATGTTGACCGGTAAACCGGCAGCGACCACGCGGGTTGAGCAGGCTCTCGAAACGGGTCTGCACGCCGTTGTTCTTGATGCCGCTCAACGTGCGCATGAAACTATCCGTCGAAGCTGGGGAGCGGAACGAGCAGGGCGCGTACTCTTACAGAATATTGACGAGAGCCCGTACCCTCCGCACAGCACCCAGGCTCGTGCGGAGCTTGATGAGACTATCGCCGCAGAAATACGAGCCTGGCAAAGTTCTGTACTTGATATGATCCGTGCTGAAGGCAGCAGCAAACGCCAGCGAGCGCGCGTGCTCTCCCTCGGTGTTAACGCGACGGCGGTGCTGCTCATGATGGTGGCTTTTTCGGCGACTGGCGGACTCACCGGCATCGAAATTGGTATTGCGGGAGGATCTGGGGTCGTTGGATCTAAGCTTCTTGAATCGGTCTTCGGTGAGGATGCTGTGCGCCGCATGGCGACTCGCGCTCGCAGTGATCTAGTGGCACGCCTAGAAACCCTGCTCAAACGGCAATCCGAAGATTACCGGCAGGTGCTTTCTTCCCGTGAACCGCGCATACAGCCGGACGAAATTCGTGTCGCTGCCGAACAGCTTCATGAATTAGGTCAAGAACTAGATCATGATCCCTTGGCTCGACGTGAAGACTCGCTTCAGAACTCGGGGCTTGTTCAGCACATGCATGACGATACAACACAGCCATTACCTGTTAAGAAATCTCGCCAGGAGCACACACGATGA
- a CDS encoding DUF6318 family protein, whose product MRPSRRQFFVFTGSTVAAAPLLVSCASSDSSDSAAGLATAEGASPSETGAHYGNLSGELLWQRYDSATPVTASMNPETGEKVVPVPQADPATADHKAQNVPIPQEDDLMFKEDFQGLRNTFAYYVACINYARMTGDLTPALKVVHSENTVDLERLKAWETLYAEPNNSWIVGGTWKISVSEKPTEHNGKFSWECTATQENGTLINKTTNVTKPLSHDEIRDFTALYAQWVKDRWLIISPQQFDPAAKPTRAYTPAPQPTSTYTPKVSTIPADY is encoded by the coding sequence ATGCGCCCTTCACGTCGCCAGTTCTTCGTCTTTACTGGCAGCACCGTTGCCGCCGCGCCATTATTAGTTTCATGTGCCTCTAGCGATTCCTCTGATTCTGCCGCTGGTTTAGCAACCGCTGAGGGAGCATCCCCCTCAGAGACAGGTGCGCACTATGGAAATCTTTCGGGAGAGCTACTCTGGCAACGTTACGATTCCGCCACCCCGGTCACTGCCAGTATGAACCCCGAAACCGGGGAAAAGGTCGTTCCGGTTCCCCAGGCAGACCCGGCAACTGCCGATCACAAGGCTCAGAACGTTCCCATCCCCCAAGAAGACGACCTGATGTTCAAAGAGGATTTTCAGGGGCTGCGAAACACCTTCGCCTATTATGTGGCGTGTATTAACTATGCACGCATGACTGGAGATCTCACCCCTGCTCTCAAAGTGGTACACAGCGAAAACACCGTCGATCTTGAGCGGCTTAAGGCCTGGGAAACTCTGTACGCCGAACCTAATAATAGTTGGATCGTTGGAGGTACCTGGAAAATCTCCGTCTCGGAGAAACCGACAGAGCATAACGGCAAATTCTCGTGGGAATGCACCGCTACCCAGGAAAACGGAACGCTCATCAATAAAACGACAAACGTGACGAAACCGCTGTCGCATGATGAAATACGCGATTTTACGGCTCTCTACGCGCAATGGGTGAAGGACAGGTGGCTCATCATCTCCCCACAGCAGTTCGACCCAGCGGCAAAGCCCACACGAGCCTATACACCCGCTCCACAACCGACTTCTACCTACACTCCAAAGGTGAGTACTATACCCGCCGACTACTAA
- a CDS encoding DUF6318 family protein, which yields MVTSFPYSRRRVLRTVGAGLFGTAASTLIAACSRHQQTHATSDPSVSQYVRSDFSGEVAFESFNTSAGTYVPANAEHPAQNVPVPIKTENMGKNSIAGFYDTIGYLNAALNYLLATGDTNPLEVITINPEFTKALLLFTDETGESQAAKSWYVSPQATLSLTSRMPTAVNDYRKDWRYTLDISLGEQQVVNSQASAIPAEQQKFHYAGTIQGTFEKEAWSLTLTVRDQQSTAGASPS from the coding sequence GTGGTAACTTCATTTCCCTATTCCCGACGCCGTGTATTACGTACCGTTGGGGCAGGGTTATTCGGCACCGCCGCCTCTACTTTGATAGCCGCATGCTCTCGACATCAGCAAACTCATGCTACAAGCGACCCTTCGGTAAGTCAGTATGTACGCAGCGATTTTAGCGGTGAGGTGGCTTTCGAGAGCTTCAACACCTCAGCAGGTACTTATGTGCCCGCAAACGCAGAGCATCCGGCGCAAAACGTTCCGGTCCCCATAAAAACAGAGAATATGGGCAAAAACTCCATTGCAGGTTTTTACGATACTATCGGTTACCTCAATGCGGCACTCAATTATCTCTTGGCTACCGGTGACACCAATCCTCTGGAAGTCATCACTATCAACCCCGAGTTCACAAAAGCTCTCCTGCTTTTCACTGACGAGACTGGTGAGAGTCAGGCTGCCAAAAGCTGGTATGTTTCTCCTCAAGCCACGCTCTCCCTCACCTCACGCATGCCAACAGCCGTGAACGATTATCGAAAAGATTGGCGATACACCCTCGATATCAGTTTGGGAGAACAGCAGGTCGTCAACTCTCAGGCTAGTGCAATACCTGCCGAGCAGCAGAAATTCCACTATGCGGGTACTATCCAAGGCACCTTCGAGAAAGAAGCCTGGTCACTCACACTCACAGTTCGTGACCAGCAGTCCACGGCAGGCGCGAGTCCGTCCTAG
- a CDS encoding DUF6318 family protein, which produces MSQHLTRRQAVTAVLAGAGLTMLAACSSNSSTNTSNGNNANGSAPSPKSSNPHGYSDDGNNYSGRITFDNFEPGSTYEPGNTEHPPQNAPMPKLPDNANENSVTGFHATVAYYAAAMDYLVKTGSLDAVKKVKLAGNDAQENEALAKSIAQGIEQKTWYVDPSAWYELKESQPAIMSDGNLLFKSVYTFDYGAESVANGEIKPVKEEERVSTQDCDFRGRYNPTTKSWELNLSYGTKSSGNAAASPAASATGGASDPAATEEQAANPKK; this is translated from the coding sequence ATGTCACAGCACTTAACTCGCAGGCAAGCTGTTACAGCCGTTTTAGCAGGTGCCGGACTCACTATGCTCGCCGCTTGTTCCTCGAACAGCTCCACCAACACATCAAACGGCAATAACGCTAACGGCTCTGCACCAAGCCCAAAATCCTCAAACCCACACGGGTATAGCGACGACGGCAATAACTATTCCGGGCGTATTACATTTGACAATTTTGAACCGGGTAGCACTTATGAACCAGGCAACACCGAACATCCCCCACAAAACGCACCTATGCCTAAGCTGCCGGATAACGCCAACGAAAATAGCGTGACAGGCTTCCACGCGACCGTCGCTTACTATGCTGCAGCCATGGATTACCTAGTGAAAACCGGCAGCCTTGACGCCGTAAAAAAGGTCAAACTTGCAGGTAACGATGCCCAAGAAAATGAGGCGCTTGCTAAATCCATCGCTCAAGGGATCGAGCAGAAAACCTGGTATGTAGATCCATCTGCCTGGTACGAGCTCAAGGAATCACAGCCCGCTATTATGAGCGATGGAAATCTGCTCTTCAAAAGCGTCTACACGTTCGATTACGGTGCTGAAAGCGTGGCAAACGGCGAAATAAAACCGGTTAAGGAGGAAGAGCGAGTCTCTACCCAGGACTGTGATTTCCGTGGGCGTTACAATCCCACCACGAAATCCTGGGAACTCAATCTATCCTATGGCACGAAGAGCTCGGGAAATGCGGCAGCAAGTCCTGCTGCATCGGCAACGGGTGGAGCCTCAGATCCTGCGGCAACCGAAGAACAGGCAGCTAATCCCAAGAAATAA
- a CDS encoding DUF6318 family protein — protein MSFTFSRRILLRTTALGTVGLGGITVLSACGNTSQNSAERSSYKGKAKLDSYDTSAGTYELASREHPARNVPKPVKPNNMNDNSVAGLYSTIAFFAAALQYRLITGDAQYLKEVKLEHTVDSIEEITNGSTWLSNPTVTIELTTDQPEQKDNEYFWPAKLTLTKGDWAVAQHRAINVPENEQKVTSEGKIKAKYTDGAWAIRDIAD, from the coding sequence ATGTCTTTCACTTTTTCGCGCCGAATCCTCCTGCGCACCACCGCCCTCGGTACTGTTGGACTGGGCGGAATCACCGTACTCTCTGCGTGTGGCAATACGTCGCAAAACAGCGCCGAAAGATCGAGCTATAAGGGCAAGGCTAAGCTTGATAGCTACGATACATCTGCCGGAACTTATGAATTAGCGTCACGCGAGCATCCGGCACGGAACGTACCCAAACCTGTCAAGCCTAATAATATGAATGACAACTCAGTAGCGGGCCTTTACTCGACTATCGCGTTCTTTGCGGCTGCACTGCAATACCGGCTTATTACGGGCGATGCCCAGTACCTCAAAGAGGTCAAGCTAGAACATACTGTAGATTCCATCGAAGAGATCACCAATGGTTCTACCTGGCTCTCCAATCCCACGGTTACGATTGAGCTCACTACCGATCAACCGGAGCAAAAGGACAACGAATACTTTTGGCCTGCAAAGCTCACACTCACCAAGGGCGACTGGGCGGTCGCTCAACACAGAGCAATCAACGTTCCAGAAAATGAGCAAAAAGTTACAAGTGAAGGAAAAATCAAGGCAAAATACACCGATGGCGCATGGGCTATTCGGGACATTGCTGACTAG